A genomic window from Helicobacter suis HS1 includes:
- the prpB gene encoding methylisocitrate lyase, whose translation MSAGKKFKNLVKENKPLAIVGVINAYSALQASRIGHKALYLSGSGVASASYGLADLGIIGLEEVCIDVRRISSRVDTPLLVDADTGFGGAFNIARTVKELSRAGVAAMHIEDQVSQKRCGHRPNKELVSIQEMCDRIKAALDAKLDPDFVIMARTDAYSIEGLDRAIERSLAYVEAGAEMLFAEAVSKLEDYEAFSKSVKVPVLANITEFGKTPYFSQEELKKAGIAMVLYPLSANRAMNKAAFEVYTSILKHGHQREVLKLMETREELYEMLDYYAYEQKLDALFKKGKK comes from the coding sequence ATGAGTGCAGGAAAGAAATTTAAAAACTTAGTAAAAGAAAATAAACCCCTAGCAATAGTGGGCGTTATTAATGCTTACAGCGCCCTGCAAGCTAGCAGAATAGGCCATAAGGCTCTTTATTTATCCGGTAGCGGCGTGGCAAGCGCTAGTTATGGTTTGGCTGATCTTGGCATTATAGGCCTTGAGGAGGTTTGCATAGATGTTAGGCGCATTAGCTCAAGGGTGGATACACCTTTGTTAGTAGATGCAGATACGGGTTTTGGGGGGGCTTTTAATATCGCTAGAACTGTTAAAGAGTTAAGTAGAGCCGGAGTTGCGGCTATGCATATAGAAGATCAGGTATCTCAAAAAAGATGTGGACACCGCCCTAATAAAGAGCTTGTTAGCATACAAGAGATGTGTGATCGCATTAAAGCAGCCCTAGATGCTAAGTTAGATCCTGATTTTGTGATCATGGCAAGAACAGATGCTTATAGCATAGAAGGGCTTGATCGCGCTATTGAAAGGTCTTTGGCCTATGTTGAAGCTGGGGCTGAAATGTTATTTGCTGAGGCTGTTAGTAAGTTAGAAGATTATGAGGCTTTTAGCAAGAGTGTTAAAGTGCCTGTTTTGGCTAACATCACTGAATTTGGAAAAACACCTTATTTTAGCCAAGAGGAACTCAAAAAGGCAGGTATTGCTATGGTGCTTTATCCACTTAGTGCTAACCGCGCTATGAACAAGGCAGCTTTTGAGGTGTATACAAGCATATTAAAACATGGCCATCAAAGAGAAGTGTTAAAACTTATGGAAACAAGAGAGGAGCTTTATGAAATGCTAGATTATTATGCTTATGAGCAAAAATTAGATGCTTTATTTAAAAAGGGCAAAAAATGA